The following proteins are encoded in a genomic region of Drosophila bipectinata strain 14024-0381.07 chromosome XL, DbipHiC1v2, whole genome shotgun sequence:
- the a6 gene encoding protein a6 produces the protein MNQRHSEPFYISPRLFDNKRLKRRRCRWMERLRERQRQVMAQMRSQALTSKTERARGRGRGVRRRPGRHIAATLPADVTIDLLSDEDDEPGPARVHPIPVAVPAPVHLPVAVSVPATNHRPLVLQPNMLLIPASNLRPHYATESILITSDDEDTTIGNSQPAMRRSSPPPLAPLSLSDTVEEVTVSLVPRTSTTANCQARQRHSHPPTSLLKTCRRAPATATNGMTACASNSGSDGYLEVDINSSGLPDETTVHTVIANRIYELSLSKLREGLASSGVPEYSHDLMPEHLQKLSPALRAKVAPLVTPSPPAPISLKLSSDLSISLISDDDDCESGGHGLGHGHGHNHGPVHGTSNSCLKGGALGLGLTHPVAAAEAHAAAKLLKQQQPQLSVVQHLQYTGGGLTAPVALALPVMAHTSGASRAAGLPLQLPRRRKLG, from the coding sequence ATGAACCAGAGACATTCCGAACCATTTTACATATCCCCCCGGCTGTTTGATAACAAGCGGTTGAAGCGGCGCCGCTGCCGGTGGATGGAACGCCTGAGGGAGCGCCAACGGCAAGTGATGGCCCAGATGCGCTCCCAGGCGCTCACCTCCAAGACTGAACGCGCCCGAGGGCGAGGTCGGGGGGTGAGGCGACGGCCAGGTCGCCACATAGCCGCCACCCTGCCCGCAGACGTCACCATTGACTTGCTATCGGATGAGGATGACGAACCAGGACCGGCTCGAGTCCACCCCATCCCTGTGGCAGTCCCAGCCCCAGTTCATCTACCCGTTGCTGTTTCTGTTCCTGCCACCAACCATCGTCCGCTTGTACTGCAGCCCAATATGTTGTTAATACCCGCCAGTAACCTCAGGCCACACTATGCGACCGAGAGCATCCTCATAACTAGCGATGACGAGGACACCACCATCGGCAACAGTCAGCCGGCAATGCGAAGGAGTTCACCACCGCCCCTGGCGCCCCTTAGCCTCTCGGACACCGTGGAGGAGGTGACAGTATCGCTGGTGCCGCGCACCTCCACCACTGCCAACTGTCAGGCGCGACAGCGGCACTCCCACCCGCCCACCAGTCTCCTTAAGACCTGTCGAAGAGCTCCCGCCACAGCAACCAACGGAATGACAGCCTGTGCCTCGAACAGTGGCAGTGATGGCTACCTGGAAGTGGACATCAATAGCAGTGGTCTGCCGGACGAAACCACCGTGCACACGGTCATTGCCAATCGCATCTACGAGCTGTCGCTGAGCAAACTTCGCGAGGGTCTGGCCTCCAGTGGTGTGCCGGAGTACTCGCACGATCTGATGCCGGAGCATCTGCAGAAACTGTCACCGGCGTTGCGCGCCAAGGTGGCTCCACTAGTGACACCCTCGCCACCGGCTCCCATCTCCCTAAAGCTGTCCAGTGACCTCAGCATATCCCTGATCTCAGACGACGATGATTGCGAGAGTGGCGGGCACGGGCTAGGGCATGGGCATGGCCATAACCATGGCCCCGTGCATGGGACCAGCAATAGCTGCCTGAAAGGAGGAGCACTTGGTCTGGGTCTGACACATCCGGTGGCGGCGGCAGAAGCCCATGCTGCTGCCaagcttctgaagcagcagcaaccacaGCTATCGGTGGTCCAGCACTTGCAGTATACTGGCGGTGGACTGACGGCGCCGGTGGCATTAGCTTTGCCGGTAATGGCCCACACATCCGGAGCGTCCCGAGCAGCTGGACTGCCCTTGCAGTTGCCACGACGTCGGAAACTGGGTTGA